The genomic region acatttacatttttacagaatttgcagtatttatctattttttttgtcttacatAATTTTAACAATGAATCAATTAAACTTAATCAATGGCGAAAATAGTCGGTGGTTGCAGCCTTACTTACTATGAGGATCAGTGAGGCTCATTATAATCTAATAGCTCAGAGACAGAGCTCCCCTCCAGTCACTGATTTCCGCCCCTGTCATCTTGGACAGTTTGGAGCCCGGATGCGCCGCCATGCCAACTCTATCAGCAAATGGAATAATTTATTCACCAACCTGTCTGACACTGGGCGACTAGGAGTTCACATAAGAAGTCGACAATACATTTTGGAGGACAAATGAGCACTAACTGTGGGCTGACTAGTACGGGATACCCGCTCtgtgtttagttgtttgttCGCTTTGCTTGCCCCCGTTGTATTGATGTAGAAACACTTGAGCGCTAGCtacgctaacgttagctcgagTCGAGAGAGTGCGCGGCAGTGACAGTCCGGCCGGAGGCGGGGGAGAACTGTGAGGTGAGACTGTTAGTTGGATGGTGACTACACTGTTGACTGTTTGCGTAGAAATAGACATCTGGTAGATGGTATCGCCTTTATTATTGTGACTCGCAATTTAAGGGGGTTTCAGCCTGCAGCCCATCGAGCTGTGTAGGTAGTTGACTGTTTGTCTAGTATCGGCGTTTTGGTCGGAGTGGAGCTGAACGTTTAGTCGACGTTTCAGTCTTCTGGCCCGCAATAGAGAAGCTAAGAGCTAGCTTGCTAACTAGATAGCTAACTGTCCAACACAGGGAGGACTCCTAGCTAAACTTTTCAGGTCAGTAACCCCATGAGTAGACACGCTTTAGATGTCAGATACTTAATCTAATAATGACGTAGTCCTAGAGACTGCATCTAAAGCGGGGACTGTTATTATTGTAACACTATGCAGTGTTTCATCTGTAATTTGAAGACAACTGTGGTACTTTTGCCAATAATTATTATGTCTCAAATATGTTGCTGTTTATGTCTAAGTTAATTTTAAAGTTGAGGTTTTAATATTCaacatatattgtattattatataatcGTTACTTATAAAGCAGCTGGACTACACTTAGTGTAATTAAGGATAACATTAACAGAGGAAACATTGCTATGTTAGGATGTTaccatttcaaattaaaagtcatCTGGACCATGTTCTTCTGTAAATGCAAAGTGATTGACCACAACGTGTACTTTAAATGACCCTCAGGTCCAGGTCCCTGGACTCAAGTTTGAGAATCTCAAAAGCATAATATAGTAAATTGTATGAGTGACTGCATTGTAGTTCTAAGTGTATGTGATTGAAGCAATAACCAAATGTTATGTAACATTGTTCACCATACCTCATATGATTTATACTATTCAAGTTTTTCATTTGACAGATGTTTTCTCTGACTTTCAGATCCAGAATAATTTCCATGTCTGCATCAGTCCTGAAAACCAGAAGTGATGTCTGTTGATGAGGATACTGTAAAAACTGGCAGTCCACAGGCCAGCTCAACTTCAGCTCTGCAGCTCTCAGAATGTACTGGAGGATACAGTAATATAACCTTGATGGTGGAGGGTACCGCTGCCACCCCTGATTTTGCAGCTGCTTGTCCTGTCTCAGGCCCTGAAGCCTCTCCAAAACATGTCAGCACGACTGTTGCGCTTACCCCCTCAGACAATGCTGGACAGGGAGCCAGAGGGAACGACAATAACATCAATCGCAGAAACAGCTTTCATCATtccaaacaacagcaacaaacaaaactaacaaaGCGCCGCTACACAGCAACCGCTAGTTTCAAGCATCCGACATCTGGCAAGAGGAGACGGAGGGCCAACTCTGAGAGTGACTCCGTCCTGCCTACCAACTTCCTCCTGGGTGGGAACATTTTTGACCCACTGAATCTCAACAGCCTGATGGATGAGGAGGTCAACAGGGCACTCAATGCGGAGACACCCAAATCCTCCCCGCTGCCAGCGAAGAGTCGAGACCCTGTGGAAATCCTCATCCCCAGAGATATCACAGATCCACTGAACCTGAACAGTGGCCTAGCAGGCAGCAGCTTTTTGATGTCCCCCTTCAAAAGTGGTGGCAGGAAGAGACACCGCAACAGACACcatggaggaggtggaggtggagttGGAGTTGGAGGTGGTGGGATTTCAACCACACAGATCAACCTCTCAGAATCAGGAAAAAGTGAGGCTAAAACTAGCACCTCCACACCACTTCCAGGTATACTGGCCTCATGTTCTACACTAGATGTCTCCAAAGAGTCCAACAGTTCCTCCAGTGTCGCAGGGGATTCCCATGAGCACTCCGCTGACAACTCAGCCAGCTGCAAGGAGGAGATGACATCTGTTTCTATAGAGGATTCCACCACCTCCACATCGGGGGCACCAAACCAGCACACAAGCAGACGCAAACGTAGGCGCAACTCTGGCAAAATGGAGGCCCCTGTGACCCATTCTACGCCAGTTGGAAAGTCCATATCTGTAGACAGGAGTTGTGGTACATCGAGAAATTCCCAGTCCTTCCAAACACCAAGGAGCGGTCCCAAAGCAGGGCCAGGAGGTCGCCAGCACCAGCAGCCCCACACCCAGGCGAAGGAGCAACAGAAGAAGTTCCAGTATGGGAACTACAACAAGTATTATGGCTACCGCAACCCAGGCGCCAGTGAAGACGGACGGGTACGTGTGCTTCGTCCTGAATGGTTTGAAGGTAAAGACGTTCTGGATTTGGGGTGCAACTCAGGCCACCTAACACTCTATATTGCCAAAATGCTAAGACCTGCCCGCATAGTGGGCCTGGATATTGACAGTGGTCTGGTACATGCGGCTCGTAAGAACATCAGACATTATCTGTCTGAACTGCAGACCCGAGAGGCCAGGCATGCGATGCAGGAGAAAAAGAGCACTAAGCAGACGAGGAATGGAAATGAGAGTCTCCCAGACACCGTCAAGAAGCACAAGGAAACCGAGAGCAGGGAGGAAAACGGTAAACCGGTGAAAGGAAGTAGTGGCCCTGCAGAGGCTGCAAATGACAATGACTCCAGTCCCACAGATGAGGCGGGGACCCAGAGGCAGGACGACAAAACAGAGGAAATGGAGCAGGAAGACAGTGATTCACCCCCTGCTGATCACTCTGTGAGCTGCTCTTTTCCCGTGTCCCTACGGATCTCCAGGGGGCCCATTGCTGCACCCCCACTAACAGAAACATCCACCACACGGCCCGGAGAGTTCCCATCAAATGTGTCCTTCATCAAGGTAAGACAACAGTGCCTATGTGAACATCTGGTGGCAGCATGAATGACGTTCCCATGTTGGGAGCTTAGATGaaggtcaaaataaaacattacctCCCAAGTACATCCTGAATGCAGTATGTCTGCATCGTACATGTTTATTAAGACTAAGGTAGCAGCAGGATGTACAGaaactagggctgcatgatatgaggtAAATATCTGATTgcgattatttttgactgagATTGCAATTGCGATATGATTTACAATATTGATGGGAATGTTCATTTTTGTataattctcattttcattgaaacatattcaaatttaaaaggGACAATTACAATGAtaatagtgtgatttttgtgaggGTCTGTACTATAgaacaatttattattattattattttattttatttatttttattatttattaatctgcAGGATAGACTTTGTAGGCcaggatgtctctgcagcaccataATTAATTCAACAAcatatttttcctttaacaAATACAGTGACTTGCCTAagtgtaaacacacatgctaaagttgattaaaaagaggaattaaaaaaacatcttttggaaattccCCACATTagcacatacccttcaccatacctagagataggcatagggaactttccataagatcatctctcaatgcaaatcaaaccagttattaagctaactgaaataacaccatgcttACTCCTAgttatggtgaagggtatgtgattatggggggttattttaattccaaagactTTTGTcgggatgcatagtatcctggatccatgaattaactggcctttaaaaaataaaaatattcctttctctatgggaatttaacgaaggggtgtgtatacttatgccccctgttttttaaggaagaacatttatttatttacattattcattcacaaagaaaattgttgtccttaaaaggttggattttcctatattttttttattatttaaggcattgagatttttttttattccttattttattcgactttagcatgggtgtgtaaacccCTGCGATTTTGATGTTGttctagtccatattgcgatttttgattaaaattgcaaataattgtgcagcccaaAAAGAAACCAGCCCCGGTCTGTTGTAAAACATATTGAAACGCACCCAAAAACCCACTTACTCTCCCTACAACCTGATGATAAGCGCCTCTGGATTAGCGACAGCGTTGTCACAGCACGGTCGGCTGTCAGTTCCATCTTAGCATCATGTAGCTTATCTAGACAAGTCGCATATGGTATAAACTTAGCATGAAAATGAATAGCAGTTTTCAATTGCATGCAAATTAACATTGTAATTGAGTATACATTGATATTAAAGTTAAGTATGCATATGTTAGTGTTAcggatt from Etheostoma cragini isolate CJK2018 chromosome 13, CSU_Ecrag_1.0, whole genome shotgun sequence harbors:
- the mepce gene encoding 7SK snRNA methylphosphate capping enzyme, producing MSVDEDTVKTGSPQASSTSALQLSECTGGYSNITLMVEGTAATPDFAAACPVSGPEASPKHVSTTVALTPSDNAGQGARGNDNNINRRNSFHHSKQQQQTKLTKRRYTATASFKHPTSGKRRRRANSESDSVLPTNFLLGGNIFDPLNLNSLMDEEVNRALNAETPKSSPLPAKSRDPVEILIPRDITDPLNLNSGLAGSSFLMSPFKSGGRKRHRNRHHGGGGGGVGVGGGGISTTQINLSESGKSEAKTSTSTPLPGILASCSTLDVSKESNSSSSVAGDSHEHSADNSASCKEEMTSVSIEDSTTSTSGAPNQHTSRRKRRRNSGKMEAPVTHSTPVGKSISVDRSCGTSRNSQSFQTPRSGPKAGPGGRQHQQPHTQAKEQQKKFQYGNYNKYYGYRNPGASEDGRVRVLRPEWFEGKDVLDLGCNSGHLTLYIAKMLRPARIVGLDIDSGLVHAARKNIRHYLSELQTREARHAMQEKKSTKQTRNGNESLPDTVKKHKETESREENGKPVKGSSGPAEAANDNDSSPTDEAGTQRQDDKTEEMEQEDSDSPPADHSVSCSFPVSLRISRGPIAAPPLTETSTTRPGEFPSNVSFIKANYVLENDNLLLTQRPEYDVIMCLSVTKWVHLNWGDSGLKRLFKRVYRHLRPGGMFILEPQPWESYVRRKKLTDNISRNFHSIHLKPDQFSSYLTTEVGFTSSEYLGAPKCSIRGFQRPIYLFHK